In Bacteriovorax sp. BAL6_X, the genomic window TGGCCGAAGCTAACAAAGCTTTTGCACACCTTAAGTGGTAGTTCGAAAATAAGCAATAAAGTCCATAATATACTAATAAAAGGCTCCCTACGGGAGCCTTTCTTTTTATAAGACCTTTTAGTCATTAAGGTTTTATTTCTATCTAAAATTCCATATTTATGTTAATTATATGTCTGCAAAATTTAATTTTTAAGGACTTTGTATGAGTTTAGAAAATATTCGTAATATCGGAATTATGGCGCATATTGATGCGGGTAAAACGACGACAACTGAACGTATTCTCTACTACACGGGAAAAAGCCACAAGATTGGTGAGGTTCACGATGGTGCTGCAACTATGGACTGGATGGTTCAAGAGCAAGAGCGTGGGATTACAATTACTTCAGCTGCGACAACTTGCACTTGGAATAAAGCGAATATTAATATCATTGATACTCCAGGCCACGTTGACTTCACTATTGAGGTTGAGAGGGCGTTAAGGGTTTTAGATGGAGCTGTTGGTGTATTCGATGCTGTGGCCGGTGTAGAGCCTCAATCTGAGACTGTGTGGGGACAGGCAGATAAGTACAAAGTGCCAAGGATTGCATTTGTTAATAAAATGGATAGAGTTGGGGCCGATTTTCAAATGTGCCTCGATGAAATAAGAGAGAAGTTAGGTAAGACAGCAGCGGCGATTCAGCTTCCAATTGGAGCTGAAGATGTATTTAAAGGCATGGTTGATGTCGTTAGAATGAAGGCTCTTCTTTTCAAAGATGAGGACCTTGGTTCAACAGTAGTTGTTGAAGATATTCCGGAAGATCTTCAAGACGAAGCTCAAATGGCAAGAGAAGAGTTAATTGAGACTCTGGCTGATTATGATGACCAATTAGCTGAGGACTACCTGTCTGGTGAAGAGATTACTAATGAAAGACTCATCACCGCTATTAGAGATGCAGTTATTAATCATGAGTTTGTAGCTGTTCTTTGTGGATCAGCATTTAAAAATAAAGGTGTACAACCATTGCTCGATGCAGTTTGTGACTACCTTCCTTCACCTATTGATCGTGGTGAAGTTAAAGGTGTTAATGGTAAAAATCACGATAAAGAAGAAGTTAGAAAGCCTGATACTGAGGATGCATTTTCTGGAATTGCTTTCAAGATTGCTACTGATCCGTTCGTGGGTTCATTAACATTTTTTAGAATTTATTCTGGTACAATTAAGTCTGGAGCTCAGGTTTATAATCCTCACAAAGGTAAGCGTGAAAGAATAAATAAGATTCTACAAATGCACGCAGATAAGAGAACAGAATTACAAGAAGCAAAGGCTGGAGATATTATTGCAATTTCTGGTTTAAAAGAAACAGTTACAGGTGAAACTCTATGTGCTGAAAACCGTACAATCATTTTTGATTTAATGGATTTTCCTGAATCTGTTATTTCTGTTGCGATTGAGCCAAAAACAACAAATGATGAAAAGAAGCTAATGAATTCATTAAATCAGCTTAAGCTTGAGGATCCATCATTCTCGTACCAACATAATAAAGAAACTGGTCAACTTTTAATCTTTGGAATGGGCGAGCTTCACCTAGAAATTATTTGTGATCGTCTTGAGCGTGAGTTTAAAGTTGGTATTCGTGTGGGTGATCCACAAGTATCATACCGTGAAAGTATCACTAGTACTGCTAAAGAGACGGATACTTTCCACCGCGAACAAGCTGGAAAGATGGTGTTTGGTAATGCCGTTATTGAAGTTGAACAAGCAGACTCGCAAGCTGGCGTTTTATTTGAGACAAAATTAACTAAAAGAGATTTACCACAAGAATTTATTGATGCTATAGAAAAAAGTATTAAAGATACTTCAATGGGAGGCGCTTTGGCCGGTTACCCATTTATTAATATTAAGGCTAGACTAGTGGCCGCAGAACTTAATGAAGAAGAA contains:
- the fusA gene encoding elongation factor G yields the protein MSLENIRNIGIMAHIDAGKTTTTERILYYTGKSHKIGEVHDGAATMDWMVQEQERGITITSAATTCTWNKANINIIDTPGHVDFTIEVERALRVLDGAVGVFDAVAGVEPQSETVWGQADKYKVPRIAFVNKMDRVGADFQMCLDEIREKLGKTAAAIQLPIGAEDVFKGMVDVVRMKALLFKDEDLGSTVVVEDIPEDLQDEAQMAREELIETLADYDDQLAEDYLSGEEITNERLITAIRDAVINHEFVAVLCGSAFKNKGVQPLLDAVCDYLPSPIDRGEVKGVNGKNHDKEEVRKPDTEDAFSGIAFKIATDPFVGSLTFFRIYSGTIKSGAQVYNPHKGKRERINKILQMHADKRTELQEAKAGDIIAISGLKETVTGETLCAENRTIIFDLMDFPESVISVAIEPKTTNDEKKLMNSLNQLKLEDPSFSYQHNKETGQLLIFGMGELHLEIICDRLEREFKVGIRVGDPQVSYRESITSTAKETDTFHREQAGKMVFGNAVIEVEQADSQAGVLFETKLTKRDLPQEFIDAIEKSIKDTSMGGALAGYPFINIKARLVAAELNEEEGSEVAYAIAASNAFRSACRKAGLSLLEPKMSLEIVTPSDYTGDIISDINMKRGKIHSMGVKQDKEVIDAEVPLSEMFGYSTDIRSKSQGRASFTMNFDRYEEIPMNMAKEILEKRGIYI